The Zygotorulaspora mrakii chromosome 3, complete sequence genome includes a region encoding these proteins:
- the EFM2 gene encoding S-adenosylmethionine-dependent methyltransferase (similar to Saccharomyces cerevisiae YBR271W; ancestral locus Anc_1.325), whose protein sequence is MFDPLDLYTPQQNVFCGGEAEVAVDIPRETVSTDDVDEESNEDSLIDVLDLPSARHAPSKAILCVLLLLKPDNQVNFCSQHSSVEGTQIVSNICTEKGIEPCLLKTLMEFYKLWGNTRLNSESSICSKIPLLNGISKELMLNYYTTLLKFYQESSEDDLLKEEIVKQLTMRISERCGRSAQPAMSRKFTFEKLSKVIEIFEPSLTADNLGWKTWGSSFILSQKLIESIHTQRHGLKLRVLELGSGTGLAGISWLSKWIELNEGEVIEMFLTDLPEIVPNLQKNVEANALGSLATVSILDWTNTDSFEEKFTSEKFDVIIVSDPIYSPNHPKLVVDMLVKFLCDQGVCYLEIPVRDKYSKERETLWQLLELNNLSVRNQTLDQGMEDWGMVKYLYQEIYW, encoded by the coding sequence ATGTTCGATCCACTAGACCTCTATACCCCTCAGCAGAATGTTTTTTGCGGAGGTGAAGCAGAGGTTGCAGTTGACATACCGCGAGAAACTGTAAGCACCGATGATGTTGATGAGGAGAGTAACGAGGACTCACTAATTGATGTACTAGATTTGCCATCGGCTCGTCATGCACCATCCAAAGCAATCTTATGCGTGCTGCTATTGCTAAAACCTGACAATCAAGTCAACTTTTGCAGTCAGCACAGTTCTGTTGAGGGTACACAAATAGTATCGAATATTTGTACCGAAAAAGGAATAGAACCATGTCTTTTGAAAACGCTAATGGAATTCTACAAGCTTTGGGGAAATACTCGTTTGAATTCAGAAAGCAGTATTTGCTCAAAAATTCCCTTACTCAATGGAATTTCTAAAGAGTTGATGTTGAATTATTACACAAcactgttgaaattttatcaagaGTCTAGCGAAGATGATTTattaaaagaagaaatagTCAAACAGCTGACCATGAGAATTTCTGAAAGATGTGGCCGGTCTGCACAGCCTGCGATGTCAAGAAAGTTCACTTTCGAAAAACTGTCGAAAGTAatagaaatttttgaaccatCTCTAACAGCAGACAATCTAGGTTGGAAAACATGGGGATCATCATTCATTTTGTCTCAAAAACTGATTGAAAGTATTCACACGCAAAGACACGGTCTCAAATTGAGGGTATTGGAACTTGGTTCAGGTACTGGGCTAGCTGGAATTTCTTGGCTCAGTAAATGGATTGAACTCAATGAGGGTGAAGTAATAGAAATGTTTCTTACAGACTTGCCAGAAATTGTCCCTaaccttcaaaaaaatgttgaagCGAATGCTTTGGGTAGTTTGGCAACCGTGAGTATTCTGGATTGGACCAATACAGATAGTTTCGAGGAGAAGTTCAcgagtgaaaaatttgacgTCATTATTGTTTCTGATCCAATCTACTCCCCCAATCACCCAAAGCTAGTTGTCGATATGCTTGTTAAATTCCTTTGTGATCAGGGTGTGTGCTACTTAGAAATTCCCGTGAGAGATAAATACTCCAAGGAAAGAGAAACACTGTGGCAGCTTTTAGAATTAAATAATCTATCAGTGCGAAATCAAACGTTGGATCAAGGAATGGAAGACTGGGGGATGgtgaaatatttatatCAAGAGATCTACTGGTGA
- the IKS1 gene encoding protein kinase IKS1 (similar to Saccharomyces cerevisiae IKS1 (YJL057C); ancestral locus Anc_1.324), producing MSLVPYKEGSVILDDPSSKSLVIVHPSSGALEFFQQIHYGDGDSNTQRIKSDRKPIASFICPQCGTNINPYTDPEDVPDKMRGAERTEDDRSSNQRFGSRINLSKSYFQLLERNHRHYTLQGSSAKALPRQQASLIPENLFIPGYFQKFFKTITLLGSGARGSVYKVVHMIGDIDLGVFALKKIPIGNDMIWFQKCIREVKALSSLTHKSANLITYNHVWLEMNTACGLVRTIDGKGCDQVEEIPCIFILQQYCSGGNLEDFIFRDVFQKFQDHQSSDERKKKFLYRRSHPNVSLGLSTLQIASMIRDIARGLQELHDIGLIHRDLKPSNCLLLESNTEQFSMQDYVPTIVIGDLGECQLNGESRTASGATGTLEYTAPEIVITGIGRSRPTDYNEFTFASDMYSLGMILYFVIFGELPFKPQLEMVDLKQKIKTFTLDEEQLITKHRESGLTPINAELFALMQELLSRNVVERPSAAEVVVFLDRLLSNLFADDVLASATNLSEDLDILDEPQDTVENAGGLIPKVQQTASLENELLVLKKNDIVSDRIPDAKLYLKKWIYRFCCLFLTVCTLSISDSTMCWSIYLALILFGMSVNARFSAQKWMAVSLGFIALVTFISGHRS from the coding sequence ATGAGTCTTGTGCCATATAAGGAGGGATCAGTCATATTGGATGACCCCAGTTCTAAGTCTTTGGTGATTGTGCATCCTTCATCCGGTGCGTTAGAGTTCTTCCAACAGATCCATTACGGTGACGGAGACTCGAACACTCAAAGAATCAAGAGTGATAGAAAGCCTATTGCTTCTTTCATCTGCCCTCAGTGTGGTACAAATATCAATCCCTATACAGACCCAGAAGATGTCCCGGACAAGATGCGTGGTGCGGAAAGGACTGAGGATGATAGAAGCTCGAATCAGCGGTTCGGCAGTAGGATAAACCTATCGAAGAGTTATTTTCAGTTGCTTGAAAGAAATCACAGGCATTACACTTTGCAAGGAAGCTCTGCAAAAGCTCTGCCTCGGCAGCAAGCTTCACTCATACCGGAAAATCTCTTCATTCCAGGctatttccaaaaattcttcaagaCCATAACACTGCTCGGGAGTGGTGCTCGCGGGTCTGTCTACAAAGTGGTGCATATGATTGGAGATATCGACCTGGGTGTGTTTGCTCTTAAGAAAATCCCTATTGGAAATGATATGATTTGGTTTCAAAAGTGTATCAGGGAGGTGAAGGCATTGAGCTCATTGACACACAAAAGCGCCAATTTAATAACTTACAACCATGTGTGGTTGGAGATGAATACCGCTTGTGGACTTGTTAGAACGATTGATGGCAAGGGATGTGATCAGGTGGAAGAGATCCCATGCATATTCATACTTCAGCAGTACTGTAGTGGTGGGAATCTAGAGgatttcatttttagaGATGTATTCCAGAAATTCCAAGACCATCAGTCATCTGACgaaaggaagaaaaaattccTTTACCGCAGATCACATCCGAATGTGTCTTTGGGGTTATCCACTTTGCAAATTGCCTCCATGATAAGGGACATCGCTCGTGGGTTGCAAGAGTTACATGATATAGGACTCATTCATCGTGATTTAAAGCCATCCAATTGTCTTTTACTGGAAAGTAATACTGAGCAATTTTCAATGCAAGACTATGTCCCCACAATAGTAATTGGTGATCTCGGCGAGTGTCAGCTGAATGGAGAATCGAGGACTGCTTCGGGAGCTACTGGAACATTGGAATATACCGCGCCTGAAATTGTAATCACGGGTATTGGTAGATCCAGACCAACCGATTATAATGAGTTTACTTTCGCCTCTGATATGTACTCTTTGGGGATGATTCTTTactttgtaatttttgGAGAGCTACCATTTAAGCCTCAACTGGAGATGGTAGATTTGAAGCAGAAGATCAAGACTTTCACATTGGATGAAGAGCAGCTGATTACAAAGCATCGGGAGTCTGGTTTGACGCCGATAAATGCCGAGCTTTTTGCACTTATGCAGGAGTTACTTTCGCGGAACGTTGTCGAGAGACCTTCAGCTGCAGAAGTTGTTGTTTTCCTTGATAGATTGCTGTCCAATTTATTCGCCGATGATGTTTTGGCCTCGGCGACGAATCTCAGTGAAGATCTCGATATATTAGATGAGCCGCAGGATACGGTGGAAAACGCAGGCGGGCTTATCCCAAAAGTCCAGCAAACTGCAAGCTTGGAAAATGAACTACTTGTgctaaagaaaaatgatattgtTTCGGATCGAATCCCCGATGCCAAGCTATATTTAAAAAAGTGGATCTATAGGTTTTGCTGCTTATTTTTAACTGTTTGCACTCTCTCAATCTCGGATAGCACAATGTGCTGGTCTATATATTTAGCGCTAATTCTATTTGGTATGTCCGTTAATGCACGTTTTAGTGCTCAAAAATGGATGGCGGTATCGCTCGGTTTTATAGCATTAGTCACTTTTATCAGTGGACATAGATCCTAA
- the BIT61 gene encoding Bit61p (similar to Saccharomyces cerevisiae YBR270C and BIT61 (YJL058C); ancestral locus Anc_1.323): protein MNQALNRKRSATTSLQLAQQNNDENSSPQKNRTRFYSISSDIIPQTLTHPNEDDTVKPPKSPNLFPPSWSHVGFQSIFQGGGQRRSKQSLLSDNSQEDLSFSNVRSNESSIERSGYPVGRSTPRISEEDLSNESIHTTGSSAKDKIRSAIKSISKDTINNHERSSRLFRTNTNKSSNSVASALFSGSVPNKQSRLKKAASKLFLHKPHGQTYDDIAEPALPSSLSKFLHSSYARHKAPSQFIHNTAGLSMEAKKAASQNYQIERPSQDDASVTNVALLKELLKNLPTLEANYKSFHTQELQILQENVWGVYCSIVYELFKSKRLWQLPVKIEDINRVLSFYITLKNDSKVASSQNRFLTEIEEFLTTSLYGLENQIVFNYANENTMNTALKRLGVIWQIFYQYVYYDLMAVLMPLENCFNNGRRYRAETSFNENSTPRAFSIDYILLNCFRDSIVLPYYQNFINCDDGVSKSFHAYILNEEEENGVTEQDKLTLLQCFGVLSSTQVSDRSQTIVEELLEGVRMSI, encoded by the coding sequence ATGAATCAAGCATTGAATAGAAAAAGGAGTGCAACAACGTCACTACAGCTGGCACAACAGAATAACGATGAGAACAGCTCGCCGCAAAAGAATAGAACACGTTTTTACAGTATATCATCCGACATCATACCTCAAACTCTAACCCATCCAAACGAAGATGACACTGTCAAGCCACCGAAATCTCCTAATCTCTTTCCGCCAAGCTGGTCTCATGTCGGCTTTCAATCAATCTTTCAGGGGGGTGGTCAAAGGCGCTCCAAACAGAGTTTATTATCTGACAATTCTCAGGAAGACCTGTCGTTTTCCAACGTGCGAAGCAATGAGTCATCTATCGAAAGATCCGGTTATCCAGTGGGAAGATCTACACCAAGAATATCCGAGGAGGATTTGTCAAACGAGAGCATACACACCACGGGCTCTAGTGCAAAGGACAAGATACGTTCTGCAATCAAGAGTATCTCTAAGGATACTATCAACAACCATGAAAGGAGCTCAAGGTTATTCCGCACAAATACGAACAAGAGTTCGAATAGCGTTGCAAGTGCACTATTTAGTGGATCCGTCCCAAACAAACAGAGTAGGCTGAAAAAAGCTGCAAGTAAACTCTTTCTTCACAAACCTCATGGACAGACTTACGATGACATAGCAGAGCCCGCTTTACCTTCTTCCTTGAGCAAATTCTTGCACTCCTCATACGCCAGACATAAAGCACCCTCGCAGTTTATTCATAACACGGCTGGCCTTTCCATGGAAGCCAAAAAAGCTGCAAGTCAAAATTATCAGATAGAAAGACCCTCCCAAGATGATGCCAGTGTCACGAATGTAGCATTACTCAAAGAACTTTTAAAAAATCTACCCACTTTAGAGGCAAATTACAAAAGTTTTCATACGCAGGAACTCCAAATTCTACAAGAGAATGTCTGGGGCGTATATTGTAGTATTGTAtatgaacttttcaaatcgaAACGATTGTGGCAGCTACCTGTGAAAATTGAGGATATTAACAGAGTTCTCAGTTTCTATATTACGCTAAAGaatgattcaaaagtgGCCTCAAGTCAAAATAGGTTTCTTACTGAGATTGAGGAGTTTTTAACAACTTCCTTATATGGActagaaaatcaaatagTCTTCAATTATGCCAATGAAAACACGATGAATACGGCACTGAAACGACTTGGGGTTATATGGCaaatattttatcaataTGTGTATTACGATTTGATGGCAGTTCTAATGCCACTAGAAAATTGTTTCAATAATGGAAGGAGGTATAGAGCTGAGACTTCCTTCAATGAGAATTCGACGCCCAGGGCATTTTCTATTGACTACATTTTACTGAACTGTTTCCGTGATTCAATTGTCCTGCCATATTACCAAAACTTCATTAATTGCGATGATGGGGTTAGTAAAAGTTTCCATGCCTACATCCTgaatgaggaagaagagaacGGAGTTACGGAGCAAGATAAGCTCACGTTATTACAGTGCTTTGGTGTGCTAAGCTCAACTCAAGTAAGCGATAGAAGTCAAACGATTGTGGAAGAGTTATTAGAAGGCGTAAGAATGAGTATatga
- the YHC3 gene encoding amino acid transporter YHC3 (similar to Saccharomyces cerevisiae YHC3 (YJL059W); ancestral locus Anc_1.322) codes for MEIKFHHVYIYFWIFGLLNNVLYVVILSAAVDIVGPSLPKSLVLLTDILPSFIVKLLAPFFIHRLGYRKRVGSLIVLSTFGMLMVSSGKLSVCLLGIVLASISSGFGEITFLQLTHYYEKVALSGWSSGTGGAGLFGSGLYMSFTSILKISVKTSLLFFTLLPFGFILYYKLEKGNNSVEDPASNDPFLDYTDRDTDALVAAPSSPITSMVTQDRSFSFKVHFLATCSSLKELILPFMLPLTTVYLFEYLINQAVAPTLLFPLGQKNMPFFFNKYRDIYVTYGTLYQLGVFISRSTAHLVRLRKLYLLSILQGFNLVFALLQSWLYLVSSPWPVMVLVLYEGFLGGASYVSTFLNILEDVEPGKREFALGSVSIADSFGVLIAAFIGLALEPMLCNHQVADGRPWCRME; via the coding sequence ATGGAAATCAAATTCCATCATGTAtacatttatttttggatATTTGGTTTATTGAACAATGTACTTTATGTTGTTATTTTATCGGCAGCAGTGGATATAGTTGGCCCGAGTCTTCCAAAGTCGTTGGTCCTGTTAACTGATATACTACCTTCCTTCATTGTTAAATTATTGGCACCATTTTTCATCCATCGACTAGGTTATCGAAAGCGTGTGGGAAGTTTGATTGTTTTGAGCACATTCGGTATGCTAATGGTGTCCTCCGGAAAACTATCTGTATGTCTGCTTGGGATAGTATTAGCCTCTATATCATCAGGATTCGGTGAAATCACATTTTTGCAGTTGACGCACTATTATGAGAAAGTCGCCTTAAGTGGTTGGTCATCTGGAACAGGTGGTGCTGGACTTTTTGGGAGCGGTTTATATATGTCATTCACTtctattttgaagatttctGTGAAGACCtcattattattctttACTTTGCTTCCATTTGGATTTATTTTGTATTACAAACTGGAAAAGGGAAATAATAGCGTCGAAGATCCTGCTAGCAATGATCCTTTTTTGGATTACACGGACAGAGATACTGATGCACTGGTCGCGGCTCCGTCAAGTCCAATTACCAGCATGGTAACGCAAGATagaagtttttcatttaaagTGCATTTTTTGGCCACTTGTAGCTCATTGAAAGAGCTTATTTTACCTTTTATGCTTCCTCTGACAACAGTTTACCTTTTCGAGTACCTAATAAATCAAGCTGTTGCACCAACATTACTTTTCCCTCTAGGTCAAAAGAATatgccatttttcttcaataaatacaGGGATATTTACGTTACTTACGGAACTTTATACCAATTGGGTGTTTTCATTTCCAGGTCAACTGCGCACTTAGTGAGACTGAGAAAACTATATCTGTTGTCAATACTTCAAGGTTTCAATCTTGTTTTTGCGCTTTTGCAGTCCTGGCTATATTTGGTCTCATCTCCTTGGCCTGTAATGGTGCTTGTACTGTATGAGGGGTTTTTGGGAGGTGCCTCTTACGTGAGTACGTTTTTGAATATACTCGAAGATGTCGAACcaggaaaaagagaatttgCTTTAGGCTCAGTTTCTATTGCTGATTCATTTGGTGTTCTTATTGCCGCATTTATCGGGCTGGCTCTTGAACCTATGTTATGCAATCATCAAGTTGCTGATGGCCGACCTTGGTGCAGAATGGAATAA
- the BNA3 gene encoding kynurenine--oxoglutarate transaminase (similar to Saccharomyces cerevisiae BNA3 (YJL060W); ancestral locus Anc_1.321), whose amino-acid sequence MTKFIARQFLRNLKNMTTAKPRIVPNKYFSDNTAKDVWSLTNETAASAANNAKNKGRELINLGQGFFSYSPPEFAIKEAKKALDIALVNQYSPTKGRQTLLKSLLEVYSPLYKTQLKTENVTVTTGANEGILSCLMGLLNHGDEVIVFEPFFDQYIPNIELVGGKVVYVPINPPKDMDKRTVKGTEWTIDYKQFEDAITEKTKAIIINTPHNPIGKVFTREELTKIGNICVEKNVVIISDEVYEHLYFTDSFTRVATLSPEIGQLTLSVGSAGKTFAATGWRIGWVISLNPDLLSYVSKAHTRICFASPSPLQEAVANSIDDALKIGYFEKMRQEYIRKFEILTSVFKQLGLHYTIPEGTYFILVDFSKVKIPHDYAFPEELKHKAKDFRISNWLINELGVVAIPPTEFYIKEHEKAAENLLRFAVCKDDEYLEKAVERLKLLKNYM is encoded by the coding sequence ATGACCAAGTTCATAGCTAGACAATTTTTACGGAACCTCAAGAATATGACTACTGCTAAGCCAAGAATTGTTCCTAACAAGTATTTCTCGGATAATACAGCTAAAGACGTCTGGTCCTTGACCAATGAAACTGCTGCTTCTGCTGCTAATAATGCAAAAAACAAGGGAAGGGAACTGATCAATCTTGGTCAGGGATTCTTCTCATACTCTCCACCAGAATTTGCTATCAAGGAAGCAAAGAAGGCCTTGGATATCGCATTGGTGAATCAATATTCCCCAACAAAGGGGCGTCAAACACTTTTGAAGTCCTTATTAGAGGTTTACAGTCCGTTGTATAAGACACAAttgaaaactgaaaatgtGACTGTGACCACAGGGGCCAATGAAGGTATTCTATCATGTCTAATGGGACTTCTAAATCACGGTGATGAAGTCATAGTATTTGAGCCGTTTTTCGACCAGTATATTCCAAATATCGAACTTGTTGGAGGTAAAGTGGTGTACGTGCCAATAAATCCGCCAAAAGACATGGATAAGCGTACGGTCAAGGGCACGGAATGGACAATTGATTAtaaacaatttgaagatgcGATCACCGAAAAGACCAAAGCAATTATAATAAACACACCTCATAATCCAATCGGCAAAGTTTTCACTAGGGAAGAATTGACCAAGATTGGAAATATCTGTGTTGAGAAAAACGTTGTCATTATATCAGATGAAGTGTACGAACATTTATATTTCACTGATTCTTTCACTAGAGTGGCCACATTGTCACCAGAAATCGGCCAATTGACATTAAGTGTCGGATCAGCCGGTAAAACATTTGCAGCCACCGGCTGGAGAATCGGTTGGGTCATTTCACTGAATCCCGATTTATTATCATATGTTTCAAAGGCGCACACAAGGATTTGCTTCGCATCACCATCACCATTGCAGGAAGCTGTTGCcaattcaattgatgatgctttgaagatcggatactttgaaaaaatgaggCAAGAATATATCAGAAAGTTCGAAATTCTAACGAGTGTCTTCAAACAATTGGGTCTGCACTACACGATTCCAGAAGGTACCTATTTCATTCTGGTCGATTTTTCTAAAGTTAAAATTCCTCATGACTATGCTTTCCCTGAAGAGCTAAAGCACAAAGCCAAAGATTTCCGGATTTCGAATTGGTTGATTAACGAACTGGGCGTCGTAGCAATTCCACCAACTGAATTCTACATTAAGGAGCATGAGAAAGCAGCTGAAAACTTGTTGAGATTCGCTGTCTGCAAAGATGATGAGTACTTAGAAAAAGCCGTCGAAAGATTGAAactgctgaaaaattacatGTAG
- the SDH8 gene encoding Sdh8p (similar to Saccharomyces cerevisiae YBR269C; ancestral locus Anc_1.320): MRLVLRNILRVRGPNVGARRLLNVDRTPGPPRLPKEDQEEFERLQKIAQSQDAIDEYNRKLENDPTKESLKSSILTKNDIGSFSPEFSKTIPEFEGERNPVTGEIGGPKQDPLRHGDYSFNGRVTDF; this comes from the coding sequence ATGCGCTTAGTTCTGAGGAATATATTGAGAGTGAGAGGACCTAACGTGGGTGCTAGAAGATTACTGAATGTAGACAGAACGCCTGGTCCACCACGGTTACCAAAGGAGGATCAAGAGGAGTTCGAAAGGCTACAGAAAATTGCACAAAGCCAGGACGCAATTGATGAGTACAATCGCAAGCTTGAAAATGATCCCACCAAGGAGAGTTTGAAATCATCTATATTGACGAAGAATGATATCGGTTCGTTCTCACCGGAGTTTTCCAAGACTATACCAGAGTTTGAAGGGGAGAGAAATCCAGTTACTGGAGAGATTGGGGGACCTAAACAGGATCCCTTAAGGCACGGAGATTACTCGTTCAATGGCAGAGTTACAGATTTTTAG
- the NUP82 gene encoding linker nucleoporin NUP82 (similar to Saccharomyces cerevisiae NUP82 (YJL061W); ancestral locus Anc_1.319), whose protein sequence is MSLEGHSIFSGNILNQSNSERFFLTANRGSLCVLYQESILRWCLVSEDSYRFMQLKPAIESVKGAVLSKSGNFICLYSEVEIRIVEIPWSYTDPSSMASVFQRYRYINKKEEYGLKQVLFHGLAAQDNTIIVLRSDDSISLLNWQRDNDTIVLNRHYRALGLDAVVSDVSSITLSEDCLTLYAVNTSEGGDIYAFYPCLPSKLNISKKDLKFLLNKSLVQYEGLNVNSKADNKTNTIKQLHFVSAMQKNSATVGNEKEDLLIEVPEGRRQTRDQGPFTISPFPNKLYDCTFHEISTLPISKELDLLVLTMDNGYVAILYNDLEITMNWEFTNYDHNNSFVLVEIIKLDKPGKLSIPAGQYGKFAVSTDTGAYLIDTAKWSEKMATCLVDSDLQLIGEITFKSDIKFIDSLSHITSISFCSMLETDSLIFVSNQSVAVTPLEPNILKLPKSNHNQKTDSSNAYKIHFTQPIDEIMALNQIFQQDIKKSPSVVVDPKTRQQPLENDTNEIQLTALTEVSKDLMTGISRGQALGLVLHNRLREQQYELTCQLKMGNEILEKQDVIADTYERQLSSKKKISVKQNSLIERLNGMKKRITEIERSSSYQNSKISKKEMEWFKEIRNQVLNFNQYVHTQRKLQEQLQYVSKELKLQPNEVTLEQPLDDWDELRKVLDEDTKILKECNAQIRQASTEIHNNTVNT, encoded by the coding sequence ATGTCACTCGAGGGGCATTCGATTTTCTCCGGGAACATATTGAATCAGTCCAATTCGGAGCGATTCTTCTTGACTGCGAATCGGGGTTCTCTCTGTGTGCTATATCAAGAGTCTATCCTCAGATGgtgtcttgtttctgaagACTCGTACAGATTCATGCAGTTGAAACCTGCAATAGAAAGTGTCAAAGGTGCAGTACTTTCGAAATCCGGTAATTTCATATGTCTTTACAGTGAAGTTGAAATACGGATCGTGGAGATTCCATGGTCTTATACAGATCCTAGTTCGATGGCGAGCGTGTTCCAGAGATACCGCTACATTAATAAAAAGGAGGAGTATGGACTCAAGCAGGTTTTATTTCACGGTTTGGCAGCGCAGGATAATACTATTATTGTTCTGCGGTCCGATGACTCCATAAGTTTGCTTAATTGGCAGCGTGATAATGACACAATCGTGTTGAATCGCCACTATAGAGCTCTTGGTCTGGATGCTGTTGTCAGTGATGTTTCGTCTATTACATTGAGTGAAGATTGCTTAACATTATACGCCGTAAACACTAGCGAAGGTGGAGATATATACGCATTTTATCCATGCTTGCCTTCTAAGCTgaacatttcaaagaaggatCTAAAATTTCTACTGAATAAGTCCCTAGTACAGTATGAAGGTTTGAACGTCAATTCAAAAGCAGATAACAAGACAAACACTATTAAGCAGTTGCATTTTGTTTCTGCtatgcaaaaaaatagtGCAACAGTGGGTAACGAAAAGGAAGACCTCCTTATTGAGGTTCCAGAAGGGCGTCGTCAAACAAGAGACCAAGGGCCCTTTACCATTTCGccttttccaaataaacTTTACGATTGTACGTTTCACGAGATTTCAACTTTACCCATCAGCAAAGAACTTGACTTATTAGTACTGACAATGGACAATGGCTATGTTGCCATACTTTACAATGATTTAGAAATAACGATGAACTGGGAATTTACCAACTATGATCATAATAACTCATTCGTATTGGTAGAAATCATCAAACTGGATAAACCTGGGAAGCTGTCAATACCTGCTGGTCAGTACGGGAAATTCGCCGTATCCACTGATACGGGAGCTTATCTAATTGACACTGCTAAGTGGTCTGAAAAAATGGCTACGTGCTTAGTGGATTCAGATCTACAATTGATAGGCGAAATTACGTTTAAAAGTGACATaaaattcattgattcCTTGTCTCACATCACATCAATCAGTTTCTGCAGTATGCTCGAAACTGATTCTCTGATTTTTGTTTCCAACCAATCAGTAGCTGTGACCCCACTAGAACcaaacattttgaaattgcctAAGAGCaatcataatcaaaaaactgATAGTTCCAATGCTTATAAAATACATTTTACTCAACCTATTGACGAGATAATGGCACTCAATCAGATCTTTCAGCAGgatataaaaaaatcaccaAGTGTAGTAGTGGATCCAAAGACGAGACAACAACCGTTGGAGAATGACACCAACGAAATTCAACTCACTGCTTTGACAGAAGTTTCTAAGGACTTGATGACTGGAATTTCCAGAGGGCAAGCGCTCGGTTTGGTACTCCACAATCGTTTAAGGGAACAGCAGTACGAATTGACCTGCCAACTGAAAATGGGTAATGAGATATTGGAAAAACAAGACGTCATTGCGGATACATACGAGAGGCAGCTCTcctccaaaaaaaaaatttcggTTAAACAGAACTCTTTAATAGAAAGACTTAATGgtatgaagaaaagaataacTGAAATAGAACGCTCCTCGAGCTATCAGAACAGCAAAATCagtaaaaaggaaatggaATGGTTCAAAGAAATCAGAAACCAAGTGCTAAATTTCAACCAATACGTTCATACTCAGCGTAAGTTACAAGAGCAATTGCAGTACGTCTCAAAAGAGCTAAAGCTCCAACCTAATGAAGTGACTCTAGAACAACCATTAGATGATTGGGATGAGCTACGAAAAGTGCTAGATGAGGATACAAAGATTCTAAAAGAATGCAATGCACAAATAAGGCAAGCATCAACCGAAATTCATAACAATACCGTTAATACGTAA
- the MRPL37 gene encoding mitochondrial 54S ribosomal protein mL54 (similar to Saccharomyces cerevisiae MRPL37 (YBR268W); ancestral locus Anc_1.318) encodes MLRVLERRFFSSASRLLQQETAQGAKTLQVKSSCPAGTPLNLDIKKGGKNPVALDDSEYPEWLWTVLEKEAQEKKLAEDPMKMRKVEIRKRSRANIKQNNFLGQL; translated from the coding sequence ATGCTACGTGTCTTGGAGAGAAGATTTTTCAGTAGCGCATCAAGGTTACTGCAACAAGAGACTGCTCAAGGAGCGAAGACTTTACAAGTGAAGTCTTCGTGTCCGGCTGGAACACCGCTTAATCTTGATATTAAGAAGGGCGGTAAGAACCCTGTTGCGCTTGATGATTCTGAGTATCCTGAATGGCTGTGGACGGTTCTAGAGAAAGAGgcacaagaaaaaaagctgGCGGAGGATccgatgaagatgagaaaagTTGAGATTAGGAAAAGAAGTAGAGCTAACATCAAACAGAACAACTTCTTGGGGCAACTTTGA